Proteins from a single region of Bombus vancouverensis nearcticus chromosome 5, iyBomVanc1_principal, whole genome shotgun sequence:
- the LOC117164582 gene encoding uncharacterized protein LOC117164582, translated as MKRFLILVVCLLVILGFYGINAMQCYLCNSHNDSRCADDNPPDALKKDCSDLKNGSKYTMCRKITQVIEFSVNGLPPDTRVIRGCGWDESSYKGKCYQRSGFGGRQEVCSCLTDFCNTATPNVLPPTSLILSCVIGSVLLAYIRN; from the exons ATGAAGCGCTTTCTCATCCTCGTCGTTTGCCTATTGGTCATTCTCGGTTTTTATG GCATAAACGCGATGCAATGCTATCTTTGCAACAGTCACAACGACAGTCGATGCGCCGATGATAATCCACCCGACGCCCTCAAAAAAGATTGCTCCGACCTCAAAAACGGCTCGAAATATACCATGTGCCGAAAGATTACGCAAGTAATCGAGTTCAGCGTTAATGGAC TTCCACCTGATACCCGAGTCATAAGAGGTTGCGGATGGGACGAGTCAAGTTATAAAGGAAAGTGTTACCAAAGAAGCGGTTTTGGCGGTCGTCAGGAAGTCTGTTCGTGTTTGACAGACTTTTGTAACACGGCAACACCAAACGTTTTACCACCGACGTCTCTGATTCTGTCGTGTGTTATTGGCAGTGTTCTTCTAGCATACATTCGTaattaa